CATAACTTAATTCTTGACTTTCTCtgaactgttctttttttttttttttgagacagagtctcactctgttgcccaggctagagtgctgtggcgtcaagctcacagcaacctcaaactcctgggcttaagcaatccttctgcctcagcctcccgagtagctgggactataggcatgtgccaccatgcccggctaatctttctatacatatttttagctgtccatataatttctttctatttttagtagagacggggtctcactcttgctcaggctggtctcgaactcctgacctcgagcgatcctcctgccttggcctcccagagtgctgggattacaggcgtgagccactgcgcccggcctaagctGTTCTATAGGCAGGAATCATGTCTCATGTCTTCTACTTTCTCTTTATTAATCCAAAGAATGATATACTTTACGTACTCTTCAGGAAATATTTGATAATGGTGATAAGCTAACATTTTTCAACCATTTAGTACGTGTCAAGCACTATGCTAAATGCCTAGAGGTTGGCatctccatttcacaaatgaagaaacagtcttagagagattaagtaatttctcaggtgacctggggcaagtAGCAAAGCCAAGCTTGGAGTTCAGGCTGTCTATTCTCAATCAGTATATTCTCTCAGCAATTATCCTTCACTAATATTTAGAATAGtagtgaaaattaagaaaacagagcGACAAAGATCAGAGGATGAAGTTTGAGATTGATTGGGAAGGGGCAATATtatgttttctcctattttccCTTTGCAGTCTGGTTTACCATGACTTCTTCAGAGACCCTCTCAACTGGTCAAAAACTGGGGAGGCCCTTCCTGGGGGACCACTGGGAGCCTTGACAGCCATGTGCAAGAGGACAGATCCTGGTCCTGTCACCATTGCTCTCGATTCACTCAGCTGGCTGTTGCTTCACCTTCCCTGCACCACACTTTGCCAGAGCCTGCATGCCCTCAGCCATCAGGACTCCTGCCCTGGTGAGACCCCTCCTTCGTTGCTTCCCCTCATACATATGCCCCTGCCAAGAAATGGGTCCCATTTACTTTTCACCCTAAGGAGAAACATCAGGGGTCTCCAGTCAGACCTTCTTCCATCtctttaactttattttctgattttttacttCCCCATAATGCCAtctaccattcttttttttttttttcctccaaatccccTCCCCACCAAGAGATAGAatcccactatgttgcccaggctggcctcaaactcctatgctgaagctatcctcctgtctcagcctcccgagtagttgggactacaggtacacaccatgTGCCCAGCTTTTCAAGtccttttttctcattcattcattcaacaaacattaaataCATAGTGTAACAGGTATAATTCTagctaatagaaaaataaagactaacCTCATAGTTGGGTCCTTGCCTTCAGGAGTTCAAAGTTCCATAAAGGATACAGACAGGTAAACAGGCAGTTATAAGATAGTCCGATACAGGCCATGATGATATAGCAATATGCACAGGGTATCTTCAGAAGGGTACTATCTTAAAGAGCAAGGGGTCAGTCAGGCAAAGTCAGCCAGGCAGGAGCACTGGGACTAGCCCTGGAGTGCACTATGGGCACTTGAATGGGCTTTGGAGTTAAAACACACCTAGCTTTGTATTAAGGTACTTGATCTCTCAgtgtttctgtttcctctttaAATGGGGGAGGGCATAGTATTACGATTAAAATGTGATGTGTTTAGTGTAGTGGCTGACACTCTGAAAATGCTcccaaaaaggaaggaagggaatcaAAGGCACTGATTGAGATCCTGGCAAGCTGCAAAAACTGCAAGTAGTTTAGTATGTGAGATATGAGGCTCAAATGTAAACAGATGCCAGACGCTAAAAGTGTTCATTCCATCCTGAAGGCTGTGAGGAGCTGCTGAAGGAGTGAAGTCAGAGTGGTGCCTTGATCAGATTTACTTTGGAATAAGAAGGTGTAATAAGGTGTGGGCTAGAAGAGGCTCAGAGCAGGGCAGTGAGATTGGCCAAGGTAAGTCAGGATTATGGTAGAGCTGTGATGGAATGTGAgcctctcctttttctcctcttcactcTTTGCTCCCAGACCATCACCCTGAATGTTCCCTACTGTTCTTTGTGCCCTACATTTCTTGTCCCTCTCCAGGTGACAGCTCCCCAGTGGGGCAGGTACGTGTGCTGGGCTTGCTACATGAAGAGCTTCATGGCCCAGGCCCTGTGGGAGCACTGAGCAGCCTTGCTCAGACTGAGGTGACCCTGGGCGGTACAATGGGCCAGGCCTCAGCCCACATCCTCTGTCGGAGGCCTCAACAGCGCCCAACTCACCAGGTCAGGAGAAGCAACGGGGAAGAACTGGAGATCGGGGTCAGAGATGGGTGGCATGATGGGAAGAGCAATAAAAAAGCTGATGTGATTGAGtacttctctgtgttttctatcgtttttctcatttattcacaGCTACCCTGTGAGGTAGATTGTTTAATTATTCCCATGTTGTGGACTGGGAAACCAGTCCAgagaagtttaaatttaaatcactTACCCAAGGTTATAAAGtgagtggcagagacaggattcGAATGTTAATAGCCTAACTCAGAGTCTGTGAGCCTAACCAATGAAAGACACTGTCTtcccagaaatggaaaaggaTTTTGAGAAGACTGGGGAGGGTTACTAGAGGGAAGAAGGAACAAGTCCATATGGAGGGACTTAAaggaggatttaaaaaaattgagggcAAGGGCTGAGAGGTGATTGGGGGCTGAGGATGTGAGGTCCTAAATTCTCTCTGGTTTGTTATCAAGATGGAAAAAACCTTTTtaactctcttctttcttctccccagACTCATTGGTTCTGCATCCTTCCAGACTTCAGCCTAGATCTCCAAGAGGGGCCCCCTGTAGAGTCCCAGCCTCACCCAGATCCTCGTACATCCCCGGTATCTAAGAATGCTAATGGAGCTTAGGGTCTGGCTGAaggagagacaaaaataaaaactgcagtggttggggggtggggttagggattCCAGGGATGGGGCAGAGTGGCAGCATCCTTTGTACCTACAGGTGGACCCCACGACTCATTTGACGTTTAACCTTCATCTgtccaagaaagagagagaagccagAGATAGCCTGACCCTGCCCTTCCAGTTCAGCTCTGAAAAGTAAGGTTGGGGCCTAGGTGCGTGGATCCCTGAGTAGAGCCCAGCATCTGGGTCACAGAGAGATGGCGACAGCAGGTTATTGATTAACCTCTCAGACTTTATAGGGGCTGAAGTCCACTTCTGGAGACAAGTCCTGGGAGTGGTTCTCTGCCCACCCACACCCTTTACAATGGCAGAGGGCCTTTATGTCTCTTTTCTCTCCATTAGACCCCTGGGTCCGAGCGTCATGGTTGTCCTCAGAGCAATCTGGGCCTGGCCTGAGCCAGACTAGACCCTTGGGAGGTGGCCCTATCTCCAGTCAACAGTGCTAGGAAGACAGGAATATATGGGTGTGGCAAAGGTTAGTTAGGCGAGGAGCAGTACAAGAGTATCTTTGTACCAAGAAAATGACGAGGAGTCGGCCTgcggtaaaaaaaagaaaatgacaaggaGGCCTAAGAGCGGCTTCCTGAGGGAGAGTTACAGTCACCTGGAAGACAGTATCCAGACACTCTTTACCCACCCTCACCAGCACCAATTCTTCCCTCCTCAGACAGCAGGCTCTACTGcgccctgggccaggccaggctaCCAGCCACATCTTCTATGAGCCAGATGCTTACGACGACCTAGACCAAGAAGACCCAGATGATGATCTAGATATTTGACTGGCCAGATTTGTCTAAACTAAttggtggggaagggggaagacCTTGGGCCAAGAACCATTCTTCTGTTTGCATTGGCCTTactctgtcccttccccacctTTGTTCCCTGTGTCTATGGAGGCTCTGCCTTGTAAGCCAGAGACCAGATAGAAAGTAAGATGAGGGCATAGGGTAAGGTAAGAGAATAGAACACCCCCCCCATGCCtaataaaatctttatattttattacaaaaaaaactCTTTGGTAGCTATTTAAATAAGAGGGGTGGGTAGGAATGGATGAGGGGAGCCAAGCACCTTTGAGAGTCAGTTGTTAGGTGTTGGGGCCTGAATGACAATAACAACGAAATGGAGGCCAAGAGCAGTCTTGGATACCCCACTGGTGCTCTATTAAGTATTTTTTGAACTGAAGTAGGTGTACTTTAGATTCTAAGTTCCCTGCAAAGGTCTGAACAGGAGGAAAACAGAGgccctgaagggaaaaaaagcctgctttccaaaacttatttttttattacggTACAAAAAGCACGCCCTCCCCTCTTTTTGTCTCCCCTACCCAACCCCCTAGAGAACTGTACATGGTGTGCAGGGATGAAGTGACCAGGAAGCCTTTGTCCTACACCCTGCCCACAGGCTGAGCTCTGCCCCAGGTCCTTCCAAGCATCTGGGCACACCCATAGCCTGTCAGCCTGGGACGTGGGGGCGTCCCAGCTCACACGTACTCCTTGGCAGAGTTGGACTTAGGGTAGGAGTGGGGTGCACGGTATCCAGTTTTGCTCTCACTCCTGGGACAGGAGCATGAGAGCAGTGCACCTCCCAGGATGACAAGAGCGGATCCTGCCCAGCCAATAAAGATGGCAGGGCCAAACTCGTACCTGTGGAGAGAAGGGGTTGGGGTCAGAAATCTTGGCTTGCCTTTGCCCTCCTCCGTATCCCAGGACCCCAGACCTATCCCTTGAGGAGGCAGGGCTCCCAAACTTACTTAATATTCGTGGGGATTAAAGCGTTATAAAAGTCTGTGACTATCTGATGGCCATACCAGGAGCAAGCTACCAAGGCAGCAAGACCTGGAGAGAGAATGAGGATTCTGATTTTGAGGCTCCGAAACTAGCACCTTGCCCACCCTTACTCCTCCCAGATGGGAAAGAGGGGAGTCCACGGCCCACCTTGGACCTGTGGCTCACCTGCCACGATGAAAATGATGCCTCCGCCCATGGCTATACGGGCCTTCTTCACTTTGTCATCTCCCCCGCAGCGCGTGCACTTCATGCCCATGGTGGCCACAAACATGGCCAGGAAACCCAGCACCAGGGATATCACCATTAGGGCTCGAGTGGCCTGCAGGGCCGCTGCGGGTAAGGGGAAAGGATGCCCTCATTGCTGGAAATGCAAGGAGCCCTCAGATGGCTCCAGCCGGTGCCCACCAACACTGGACCCTCCAGCCGAGCGCTGGGTTCTGCCGCCGGCCTAAAGTCCTCTGTGTCCAAGGCCCCGACCAGAGCCTGCAGGTTCCCGCCCCTCCCGACACCCCGGCCTTCCTGCTCCTGCCCCGCCCTCTGCTCAAGGATCCGCCCGGGGCGCCAGGGTTTCGATGAAACTGCCCCGGGTAGGGGGAAGGGTGAAAGGGGGCAGCGAAGAGAAGCAGAGACGGTGGCTGGAGCCTCCGCGCTGGCCGCACATCCCAGCCTGCGTCCCAGCTCTGACCCGCTATCGAGGACACGGGGTTTGTGGCTTCGGCTAATCGGCCGATAAGATTAGAAGCAGCAGGCGGCGGCCCACGTCTAGCAAACCGCACAGCTCTAAGGCTCCTCGGCCCTCGGCGTGGCCTCGCCCCGCGCCCCCTTTTGTCTGAGGGAAAAGGGCGGGAGACGTCAGAGGCCACTGCCTGCCTGGGGCGGTGGAGGAGGGTATGACCCCGGCCTCGGACTCGGTTTCCCCAGGCTTCTCCTGCGGAGGAGGAGACCTGGTTGGGGGCGGAAGAAGAGCGCAGGGGGCCGGGGTGCGGCCTCACGTGGCGCCGCCAGAACCCCGGCCCGCTGCCGCCAACCCCACCGCCCGCCCGACCACTTCCGCTTCCTCCTGCTCCCGGGCAACCCAGGGCGCCCCCCGCGGGGCCTCGGCCCTGCCCCGCACACCACCCGCCACCTCTGCCCGGGCGCGTCCGCCCCGTCGCTCCCGCGGCCTTACCCGACAGGGCGAGCACTGAGTCGTACATTTTGCAGCTCATCAGGCCCGTGCTCTGCGTGACGCAGTCCATCCACAGCCCCTTGTACATGGCCTGGGCCGTGATGATGTTGTCGCCTGCATACGAGCTCATCTGCCACTGCGGGATGGCGGTGCAGGCCACCAGGCCCACCCAGCCCACCAGAGCCATGGCAAAGCCCAGCAACTGTAGGCCCGAATTGGCCATTTCCGCCCTCAGAAAAAGACTAGGGGCGCCGGGCGGGCGACCCtacagtaaaacaaacaaaacttggGGGACAGCCCCACAAAAGACAACCTGGGGCGGAGTTTTTAAGTCACCCAAAGAGACAAAAAAGTTCTTGGCCAAGTGACTGCAAATCTTCTTGTCACCCTTAGTACACACAAATCGGCCTCCCGGTGGAGCGATGGTCTCGCAGCAGAGGGAACGGGCTACGCCGGGAGGAGTGGTTCCAAACAAAAGCGGTCCCCGAAGGCCAGGCAGTTCCCTCCGGCGCTCTCGACGACCCTACCCAAACAAAAGGTGGAGGGGACGTATGGGCGCGGTCCTGGGTGCCAGCAAGTCCCAGAGAGTATCCTGGGCTGTCAGCCCGAGGCTGCGGTGCGCGGAAGAGGTTGCTCCGAGGTGAGCCGGCAGGTGCGGGCGAGCAGGTGCGGCGCACCTGAGTATATGTAGGGCGTCGGGGGCGCGGCCCCGCGGGCACCAAGAGCGCAGGagggggggcggggccgggggggcGGCAGAGGGTGACCTGACGTCACCGAAGGGACACTCACCTGAACCGGAAGTCGTtgcccccacccctccttgcCCAGGTGAGGAGGAAGAAACCTGAGCTCCAGGGTTACACCCCTACACTTGCCGGGCTTTGACCTCTGGTGGAGAGAAGGCAGTGGCTGC
The Eulemur rufifrons isolate Redbay chromosome 9, OSU_ERuf_1, whole genome shotgun sequence DNA segment above includes these coding regions:
- the ELP5 gene encoding elongator complex protein 5 isoform X1; amino-acid sequence: MVGGIINAPPLLSGRGGQWAMTPSGGARGETGHKSEMLDSLLGLGGLMLLRDSLEWEGRSLLKALIKKSALSGEQVHILGCEVSEEEFREGFDSDINNRLVYHDFFRDPLNWSKTGEALPGGPLGALTAMCKRTDPGPVTIALDSLSWLLLHLPCTTLCQSLHALSHQDSCPGDSSPVGQVRVLGLLHEELHGPGPVGALSSLAQTEVTLGGTMGQASAHILCRRPQQRPTHQTHWFCILPDFSLDLQEGPPVESQPHPDPRTSPVDPTTHLTFNLHLSKKEREARDSLTLPFQFSSEKQQALLRPGPGQATSHIFYEPDAYDDLDQEDPDDDLDI
- the CLDN7 gene encoding claudin-7 isoform X2, with the translated sequence MANSGLQLLGFAMALVGWVGLVACTAIPQWQMSSYAGDNIITAQAMYKGLWMDCVTQSTGLMSCKMYDSVLALSAALQATRALMVISLVLGFLAMFVATMGMKCTRCGGDDKVKKARIAMGGGIIFIVAGTSLALPSLLAGQDPLLSSWEVHCSHAPVPGVRAKLDTVHPTPTLSPTLPRSTCELGRPHVPG
- the CLDN7 gene encoding claudin-7 isoform X1, with the translated sequence MANSGLQLLGFAMALVGWVGLVACTAIPQWQMSSYAGDNIITAQAMYKGLWMDCVTQSTGLMSCKMYDSVLALSAALQATRALMVISLVLGFLAMFVATMGMKCTRCGGDDKVKKARIAMGGGIIFIVAGLAALVACSWYGHQIVTDFYNALIPTNIKYEFGPAIFIGWAGSALVILGGALLSCSCPRSESKTGYRAPHSYPKSNSAKEYV
- the ELP5 gene encoding elongator complex protein 5 isoform X2, producing MVGGIINAPPLLSGRGGQWAMTPSGGARGETGHKSEMLDSLLGLGGLMLLRDSLEWEGRSLLKALIKKSALSLVYHDFFRDPLNWSKTGEALPGGPLGALTAMCKRTDPGPVTIALDSLSWLLLHLPCTTLCQSLHALSHQDSCPGDSSPVGQVRVLGLLHEELHGPGPVGALSSLAQTEVTLGGTMGQASAHILCRRPQQRPTHQTHWFCILPDFSLDLQEGPPVESQPHPDPRTSPVDPTTHLTFNLHLSKKEREARDSLTLPFQFSSEKQQALLRPGPGQATSHIFYEPDAYDDLDQEDPDDDLDI